The Streptomyces avermitilis MA-4680 = NBRC 14893 genome contains a region encoding:
- a CDS encoding sugar ABC transporter substrate-binding protein, protein MRRTRRTVIALATSTAAVSLSACGVVDGIGNASGSASPKKGNDITVGLLLPEKENSRYEKFDYPIIKEQVANLTKGKGDVAYANADQDAAKQSRQLEQMITDKVDVLLVDAVDSKAIASDIQKAKDAGIPVIAYDRLAQGPIDAYISFDNELVGQVQGRALVGALGSDAATDKVVMMNGSPTDPNAAQFKAGALSELQDKVNVAKSYDTKDWKPANAKANMMEAIQAIGLSNIAGVYSANDGMAGAIIDALKTAGVSKVPPVTGQDAELDGVQRIVAGDQYMSVYKSYPQEATAAAEMAVAKVQGRSIEFDALTRDKVDSPTDKKIPAQLVPVVALTKDNIEDTVIQDGIYKIKDICTAKYKSACSAIGLK, encoded by the coding sequence ATGCGCCGTACGCGTCGTACCGTCATAGCCCTGGCCACCTCCACGGCGGCCGTCTCCCTGTCCGCCTGCGGGGTGGTCGACGGGATCGGGAACGCCAGCGGCTCGGCGAGCCCGAAGAAGGGCAACGACATCACGGTGGGCCTGCTTCTCCCCGAGAAGGAGAACTCGCGCTACGAGAAGTTCGACTACCCCATCATCAAGGAGCAGGTCGCCAACCTCACCAAGGGCAAGGGCGACGTCGCGTACGCCAACGCCGACCAGGACGCCGCCAAGCAGAGCCGGCAGCTCGAGCAGATGATCACCGACAAGGTCGACGTACTGCTCGTGGACGCCGTCGACTCCAAGGCCATCGCGAGCGACATCCAGAAGGCCAAGGACGCGGGCATTCCCGTGATCGCGTACGACCGCCTCGCGCAGGGGCCGATCGACGCGTACATCTCCTTCGACAACGAGCTCGTCGGCCAGGTGCAGGGCCGCGCCCTCGTCGGCGCCCTCGGCAGCGACGCCGCGACCGACAAGGTCGTCATGATGAACGGGTCGCCCACCGACCCGAACGCCGCGCAGTTCAAGGCGGGCGCGCTCAGCGAGCTCCAGGACAAGGTGAACGTCGCGAAGTCGTACGACACCAAGGACTGGAAGCCGGCCAACGCCAAGGCCAACATGATGGAGGCGATCCAGGCCATCGGGCTGAGCAACATCGCCGGCGTCTACTCCGCCAACGACGGCATGGCCGGCGCGATCATCGACGCGCTGAAGACGGCGGGCGTCAGCAAGGTCCCGCCGGTGACCGGGCAGGACGCGGAGCTGGACGGCGTGCAGCGGATCGTGGCGGGCGACCAGTACATGAGCGTGTACAAGTCGTACCCCCAGGAGGCCACCGCCGCCGCCGAGATGGCCGTGGCCAAGGTGCAGGGCCGCTCGATCGAGTTCGACGCGCTGACCCGCGACAAGGTCGACAGCCCGACGGACAAGAAGATCCCGGCCCAGCTCGTTCCCGTGGTCGCCCTCACGAAGGACAACATCGAGGACACGGTGATCCAGGACGGGATCTACAAGATCAAGGACATCTGCACGGCGAAGTACAAGTCGGCGTGCTCGGCCATCGGGCTGAAGTAG
- a CDS encoding ATP-binding protein — MFMMILLGAAVAFFVVAMIMAAGSGKKGQGQSQGRSQNRSRSSSGNGQSARREDLRLPYRYADDLLFVHGDSVWTGLVLPTAIDEYLNASELQAMAEGPARGLLNLARGDRNVECHYRKLYQPITALTWAEDLNAVAWDPTDNYKAYNLRKADYQERIGAKRERNILLVKLGSIKRNGGTGVLADGAEPFDEPGLLSGARGAADQAVSTATGVADEYLSPSVLAEWTQVAIEVHESLEGLKGTPLTREELVWLIRKPLHGDLPVPPEPVLGSRAWGPDQFDLVVDFSGENRKTHIVLHQYDEVTGEQQTSYTTTLVAANWPAETRFRQSTAWARYAAQHVDFPVEIDMRFTLIPYLRFKDRADKIRGNLVDEMNDMANSGRTPDTKLAGQVTRAQELVDDIDEHKMPGMEAQIRFTVSAPDLKELERRRRVLEMQFKQDLKVTLLRPTRQQWRLLQSQLPGDAPKLPVAPYLRLQEVEQLGAGLPTAGTELGDNPEHRSGKRLGWVGNLVGWAGKMPVHYSLHVGPARNDGGGLAIVGASGGGKSSLALQKFYEESESGVRCLVIDPKTDFAQMCYYLAFGAQVNDPSFASDAEQGLLGTEHSRFHPVNPDFWAETEVVDLLKGQAGVLDPWVIARDVPSGRLLAESMLRGFLGDEDYQRVRLPVIEGMATVIGRYNSAIRQAVDQGLTAREAEQSVARPTLWQVVDEVVAAYDHAVATGDREAMKDLKLAQMLLTELRTLPYARLSFAEHPQPLSSMRKRRTVITLRGFQSPASSDPRHWNPAERLAATALMAVVELGSQMLDVGYEKNPVTGEVGLRPKALFVDEAYVVTATESGRDLMRRALKQGRSYLAVTVLITQQAIDLVQIEDSEARSGGANQIHTVFAFKQKSAQEASLVAPLLGRPEDDPKVIAALQELRTGVCLQRDADKRVGTVAVDLVFQEILAATDTNGTTRPARQGVNPPLSVWEWTFLQEVQEDPARASSQSTAQTTAV, encoded by the coding sequence ATGTTCATGATGATCCTTCTGGGCGCGGCGGTCGCCTTCTTCGTGGTCGCCATGATCATGGCCGCCGGCTCCGGGAAGAAGGGGCAGGGCCAGAGCCAGGGCCGGTCCCAGAACCGGAGCCGCTCGTCGAGCGGCAACGGCCAGTCCGCCCGCCGCGAGGACCTCCGCCTGCCCTACCGCTACGCCGACGACCTGCTGTTCGTGCACGGCGACTCGGTGTGGACCGGCCTGGTGCTGCCCACCGCCATCGACGAGTACCTGAACGCCTCCGAGCTCCAGGCGATGGCCGAGGGCCCGGCCCGAGGTCTGCTCAACCTCGCCCGCGGCGACCGCAACGTCGAGTGCCACTACCGCAAGCTCTACCAGCCCATCACCGCCCTGACCTGGGCGGAGGACCTGAACGCCGTCGCCTGGGACCCCACCGACAACTACAAGGCGTACAACCTCCGCAAGGCCGACTACCAGGAGCGCATCGGCGCCAAGCGGGAGCGCAACATCCTGCTGGTGAAGCTGGGTTCGATCAAGCGCAACGGCGGTACGGGCGTCCTCGCCGACGGCGCCGAGCCGTTCGACGAGCCCGGGCTGCTGTCGGGGGCGCGCGGCGCCGCCGACCAGGCGGTCTCCACCGCCACCGGGGTCGCCGACGAGTACCTGTCCCCCTCCGTCCTCGCCGAGTGGACGCAGGTCGCGATCGAGGTCCACGAGAGCCTGGAGGGCCTCAAGGGCACCCCGCTCACCCGTGAGGAACTGGTCTGGCTGATCCGCAAGCCGCTCCACGGCGACCTGCCCGTGCCGCCCGAGCCGGTGCTCGGCTCGCGCGCGTGGGGGCCCGACCAGTTCGACCTGGTCGTCGACTTCTCCGGCGAGAACCGCAAGACGCACATCGTGCTGCACCAGTACGACGAGGTCACCGGCGAGCAGCAGACCAGCTACACCACCACCCTGGTCGCCGCCAACTGGCCCGCCGAGACCCGCTTCCGCCAGTCGACGGCGTGGGCGCGCTACGCCGCCCAGCACGTGGACTTCCCGGTCGAGATCGACATGCGGTTCACGCTCATCCCGTACCTGAGGTTCAAGGACCGCGCCGACAAGATCCGCGGCAACCTCGTCGACGAGATGAACGACATGGCCAACTCCGGCCGCACCCCGGACACCAAGCTGGCCGGTCAGGTCACCCGCGCCCAGGAGCTCGTCGACGACATCGACGAGCACAAGATGCCGGGCATGGAGGCGCAGATCCGCTTCACCGTCTCCGCCCCTGACCTGAAGGAGCTGGAGCGCCGGCGCCGCGTCCTGGAGATGCAGTTCAAGCAGGACCTGAAGGTCACGCTGCTGCGTCCGACCCGCCAGCAGTGGCGGCTGCTGCAGTCCCAGCTCCCCGGCGACGCGCCGAAGCTGCCCGTCGCGCCCTACCTCCGGCTCCAGGAGGTCGAGCAGCTGGGCGCCGGACTCCCCACCGCCGGCACGGAGTTGGGCGACAACCCGGAGCACCGCTCCGGCAAGCGTCTCGGCTGGGTCGGCAACCTGGTCGGCTGGGCGGGCAAGATGCCGGTGCACTACTCGCTGCACGTGGGCCCGGCCCGCAACGACGGTGGTGGCCTGGCGATCGTGGGCGCGTCGGGCGGTGGCAAGTCGTCCCTGGCCCTGCAGAAGTTCTACGAAGAGTCGGAGTCGGGCGTCCGCTGCCTGGTCATCGACCCCAAGACCGACTTCGCCCAGATGTGCTACTACCTGGCGTTCGGCGCCCAGGTCAACGACCCGTCGTTCGCGTCGGACGCCGAGCAGGGCCTGCTCGGCACCGAGCACAGCCGGTTCCACCCGGTGAACCCCGACTTCTGGGCGGAGACGGAGGTCGTCGACCTTCTCAAGGGCCAGGCGGGCGTCCTGGACCCGTGGGTGATCGCCCGGGACGTCCCCTCGGGCCGTCTCCTCGCGGAGTCGATGCTGCGCGGCTTCCTCGGCGACGAGGACTACCAGCGCGTACGCCTGCCCGTCATCGAGGGCATGGCCACGGTCATCGGCCGCTACAACTCCGCGATCCGCCAGGCCGTCGACCAGGGCCTGACCGCGCGGGAGGCCGAACAGAGCGTGGCACGGCCGACGTTGTGGCAGGTCGTCGACGAGGTGGTGGCCGCGTACGACCACGCCGTGGCGACCGGCGACCGCGAGGCCATGAAGGACCTCAAGCTCGCGCAGATGCTCCTCACCGAGCTGCGCACCCTCCCCTACGCACGGCTCTCCTTCGCCGAGCACCCGCAACCGCTGTCCAGCATGCGCAAGCGGCGTACGGTCATCACGCTCCGCGGCTTCCAGTCCCCGGCGTCCTCGGACCCGCGGCACTGGAACCCGGCGGAACGCCTGGCCGCGACCGCGCTGATGGCGGTCGTGGAACTCGGCAGCCAGATGCTGGACGTCGGCTACGAGAAGAACCCGGTCACGGGTGAGGTCGGCCTGCGCCCCAAGGCGCTCTTCGTGGACGAGGCGTACGTCGTCACCGCGACCGAGTCCGGGCGCGACCTGATGCGCCGTGCCCTGAAGCAGGGCCGCTCCTATCTGGCCGTGACCGTACTGATCACCCAGCAGGCCATCGACCTGGTCCAGATCGAGGACTCCGAGGCCCGCTCCGGCGGCGCCAACCAGATCCACACGGTCTTCGCCTTCAAGCAGAAGTCCGCCCAGGAGGCCTCCCTGGTGGCCCCGCTGCTCGGCCGCCCCGAGGACGACCCGAAGGTCATCGCGGCCCTCCAGGAGCTGCGCACCGGTGTCTGTCTCCAGCGCGACGCGGACAAGCGCGTCGGCACGGTCGCCGTCGACCTGGTCTTCCAGGAGATCCTCGCGGCCACGGACACCAACGGCACGACGCGTCCGGCCCGGCAGGGCGTCAATCCGCCGCTGAGCGTGTGGGAGTGGACGTTCCTCCAGGAGGTGCAGGAGGACCCGGCCCGGGCCTCGTCGCAGAGCACCGCGCAGACCACCGCCGTATGA
- a CDS encoding conjugal transfer protein, with translation MALRATLLITTCLFALGSCGVMGLVVGRSSGAGTAGLDAADAARYRLTEFPTQQAATFAEQYAMLCLTYSPDGASKRRDSLARYASSGVDPECGWSGEGTSKAVSAVWDGTSEKLAEYGDHGRYLGIQVRTDEGDLTTLTVPVYVKDLASGEGMRVAGDIGEMPMPGRANVPELDKDDEVVDTSLSQQLQEKVLPGYFEAWGASDSTAMARFTAPGATLSATAGLAGRLTGPKVGTAEALVPANVQDTKPYAYRAGQSVQVRVVVDWSEGESRIVRRAYRMTVVNTAQGWFIKDIRGGVLDAQGGRADSDEDNQPAEEDPGTGATDSASPSASASPSASTQSSKGKRPGKP, from the coding sequence GTGGCCCTCCGCGCGACCCTGCTGATCACCACCTGTCTCTTCGCACTCGGCTCGTGCGGCGTGATGGGTCTGGTCGTCGGGAGGTCCTCGGGCGCCGGAACCGCCGGCCTCGACGCCGCGGACGCCGCCCGCTACCGGCTGACCGAGTTCCCGACGCAGCAGGCGGCGACGTTCGCGGAGCAGTACGCGATGCTCTGCCTGACGTACTCGCCGGACGGCGCGTCCAAGCGGCGGGACAGTCTCGCCCGGTACGCGTCCTCGGGCGTCGACCCCGAGTGCGGCTGGAGCGGTGAGGGGACCAGCAAGGCCGTCTCGGCCGTCTGGGACGGCACCTCCGAGAAGCTCGCCGAATACGGTGATCACGGCCGCTACCTGGGCATCCAGGTCCGTACGGACGAGGGCGACCTCACCACGCTGACCGTTCCCGTCTACGTCAAGGACCTCGCGTCCGGCGAGGGCATGCGCGTCGCCGGCGACATCGGCGAGATGCCGATGCCGGGGCGGGCGAACGTCCCGGAACTCGACAAGGACGACGAGGTGGTGGACACCTCCCTGTCGCAGCAGCTCCAGGAGAAGGTGCTGCCGGGCTATTTCGAGGCCTGGGGCGCGTCGGACTCGACCGCCATGGCCCGCTTCACCGCACCCGGCGCCACGCTCTCCGCGACCGCCGGCCTCGCCGGACGGCTGACCGGACCGAAGGTCGGCACGGCGGAGGCACTGGTCCCCGCGAACGTCCAGGACACCAAGCCCTACGCCTACCGGGCCGGTCAGTCCGTGCAGGTGCGAGTGGTCGTCGACTGGAGCGAGGGAGAGAGCCGGATCGTGCGCCGCGCGTACCGGATGACCGTGGTGAACACCGCACAGGGCTGGTTCATCAAGGACATCCGCGGCGGGGTGCTCGACGCGCAGGGCGGCCGGGCCGACTCGGACGAGGACAACCAGCCCGCCGAGGAGGACCCCGGTACGGGGGCCACCGACTCCGCCTCCCCGTCCGCCTCAGCCTCACCCTCAGCCTCCACGCAGTCGTCGAAGGGCAAGCGGCCGGGCAAGCCCTGA
- a CDS encoding WhiB family transcriptional regulator, giving the protein MPAPPARGPVRAYVPDAALPCRRRPDVFQHPLLENAEAVRGGTPQQRRQYLILLRTARDLCASCPLWAECLQDAVAHAEPSGYTAATTADDRRRLRLALGLGDENGDLPVREAAGPGCMSVPRRLARLRSRTSDATALRPADPALPELERVLDAFDTLQDQLASGQDLLAAGPSDTDAPESLQSHIRPGSRRSRTPRESRNEEPMAAAEAGQRIVFSLTDPAQAVRQAVLGPLIRSALPALVSVEQLAAMLLTVPGGGITPETLRDIREVRTAVTSMLPDDAPDHGGTEGTEGTEGTAGTADAAGPNGAVGAAGVAGGGTVPLALLRPLTGSVSVELAMSDPVAALRRDFLEPLLRDLLSSLANIEKVATMLAATSDRTAGPGDGADDAPLETVRAALRELTSRLPHLGSHTAPAALRPPPHPSEGGHDRRAASVPSIRAAVERAAETFPGAFSARDVLRTLPAGVYGDPAKTISNVLSAMVKSGHLQRLSRGTYTRDRGPGPADGQERAKSA; this is encoded by the coding sequence ATGCCCGCTCCACCTGCCCGCGGGCCCGTACGGGCCTATGTGCCGGACGCCGCGCTGCCCTGCCGGCGCCGTCCGGACGTCTTCCAGCACCCGTTGCTGGAGAACGCGGAGGCGGTACGGGGCGGTACGCCGCAGCAGCGTCGTCAGTACCTCATCCTGCTCCGCACCGCGCGCGACCTGTGCGCATCCTGCCCGTTGTGGGCGGAATGCCTCCAGGACGCGGTCGCGCACGCCGAACCGTCCGGGTACACGGCCGCGACCACGGCGGACGACCGCCGTCGGCTGCGCCTGGCCCTCGGGCTCGGCGACGAGAACGGCGACCTGCCCGTCCGCGAGGCGGCCGGACCCGGCTGCATGTCGGTGCCCCGTCGGCTGGCGCGACTCAGGTCCCGTACATCCGACGCCACCGCACTCCGCCCGGCCGACCCCGCCCTTCCCGAACTCGAGCGGGTCCTGGACGCCTTCGACACACTCCAGGACCAACTGGCCTCAGGACAGGACCTGTTGGCGGCCGGACCATCCGACACGGACGCACCGGAATCGTTGCAGTCGCATATTCGCCCCGGTTCGCGAAGATCGCGGACGCCGAGGGAAAGCAGGAACGAGGAACCCATGGCAGCGGCCGAGGCCGGGCAGCGGATCGTCTTCTCGCTCACGGATCCCGCCCAGGCCGTACGGCAGGCCGTGCTCGGTCCGCTCATCCGGTCCGCCCTGCCCGCGCTCGTGAGCGTGGAACAGCTCGCGGCGATGCTGCTGACCGTGCCCGGGGGCGGCATCACCCCCGAGACGCTGCGGGACATCCGCGAGGTGCGGACGGCGGTCACCTCGATGCTCCCGGACGACGCTCCCGACCACGGCGGGACGGAAGGGACGGAAGGGACGGAAGGGACGGCAGGCACGGCAGATGCAGCGGGCCCGAACGGCGCCGTCGGCGCGGCCGGTGTCGCGGGCGGCGGTACCGTCCCCCTCGCGCTCCTGCGCCCCCTCACCGGCTCCGTCAGTGTCGAGCTCGCCATGAGCGACCCCGTGGCCGCGCTGCGCCGCGACTTCCTGGAGCCGCTGCTGCGCGACCTGCTCTCCTCGCTGGCCAACATAGAGAAGGTCGCCACCATGCTCGCGGCCACCTCCGACCGCACGGCCGGGCCGGGTGACGGCGCCGACGACGCCCCTCTGGAGACCGTACGCGCGGCCTTGCGCGAGCTCACGTCCCGCCTGCCGCACCTGGGTTCGCACACCGCGCCCGCCGCGCTACGCCCCCCGCCGCACCCCAGCGAGGGCGGCCACGACCGCCGTGCCGCGTCCGTGCCCAGCATCCGTGCCGCCGTCGAGCGGGCCGCGGAGACCTTCCCGGGCGCCTTCTCGGCCCGCGACGTCCTGCGCACCCTGCCGGCCGGCGTGTACGGCGACCCCGCGAAGACCATCAGCAACGTCCTGTCCGCGATGGTCAAGTCGGGTCACCTGCAACGGCTTTCCCGGGGTACGTACACTCGCGACCGCGGCCCGGGCCCGGCCGACGGTCAGGAGCGGGCGAAGAGCGCCTGA